GGACGGGTTTTTCCATGCCAGCATCTCTCATGAAATATATTCCAGTATCTCTGAGGAAAGTGAGTCCTTGTGTTCAGGATGTTACAGAGTTGTGTAGATATACACAAAGATGATGACGACAAGATTAAGGATAGTCCCGATGATTCCCAGCATGGCCAGAATGGATTCCTCTTTGCTTTCCTTGTCTTGAATTCTCTTTTCTTCCTCACTTACAGCAGTGTTTAACATTTTCCTTGGAGAAGTCTGCAGTTTGTCTTTCACACCAATCTGGTAAAACACACAAACTGGATATCAGGAGATATGGAAGATGTGACTTTAATAACATGTTGTTTAAAGGAATTAAAAGAGGAACAGTCCTTCCCAAACTGGAAGTATCAAAACCTGTTTATTAGAAGACAACATTGCGTATAATGCATAACCTGTGACTTATATAACCTTCCTGCGGTTGTACTGTAATATATATGCAGTGTAAAATAAACCTAATGAAATCAGGATCGTTTTTCATTACAGTATGCACACAAATGCCTGTGCAGCATCTTATTGCTCGGTTGGTTTTCCTCAAGCTTTTATAAAGTTATGATTTATTAAGGGCCATGAAAGAGATTTGTcatcaaaaatatattcatttctATCATCCCCTAAATAAAACAGTAACCACTAGAAAATGAGCTTAACTCATGGAAAATATGTTATATGTGCATGTATTTGTAAAACGCTGTTGCCTTTCCTACTTAGCATTTATGCCATCTAATTATTAATGGCTATGATGAAACATCAAAAGTAAACTGAgaggaaatgttttatactttCATTAGGAAGTTAAACTGATGCGGTCAGTCTGATCTTCAGATCCTCTGACAATCATTGATGTTGTAGATTTGTGATGAGTGTGACTCTTTATCTACTTTGACATTCAGTCCACATGAGTAGAGCAAAAACCTGCCCTTCGGTTTCTTATACGTGTTATAAATAGATAGTAAAACCCCACCCTGTGTTTTCCTTAATAGATCATATGTCAACAGATCTTGTAGAAATGAAAATTGATCTAGCAGGACTTCTTTTAATTCCAATGCAAAATGAGTTGCAATGCGCACCGTATAAATTTGAGCAAGaggcaaaagtataaatgaagagtttcgttgcaaaacgagataactccgtttttttatttgttcagaaatcaaattttttggttgtgcattccaattaatatcaattcaactgcagttggtttgttttgatttaaaccttcataacttaaaaaaatacagctaagtagcaccattaaacaaaataataatataataataaacggGTTTCgacaaaattttttaaaaatggatttatctcgttttgcaacgaaactcttcaaatgttgattttggtcgaaattgaggtttttcatgaaaataaaagtattaaagGGCCGCTAACTTACTGtaggtgttttcagcaatataaaaatagtCTCTGGTATCCACAGACTGTGTCAATAAAGTTTTGcttaaaatacaccacagatctttcattgTACGATGTTGAAcatttgtggctgcaatgaaacaggttgtgtttctttaaatgcaaatatagcTTCTGTTTCCCTCCCCGTATGTAAAGTAGGGTGTAGAGAGCTTACATATGTGCTTTGGgctacatcaaaacatgtgtctATGGCAGAAGATTGAACTACATGCTCATAAGGCGGAGTCTGTGATGGTCATGGGTGGGGcttaatcaatgtgacatcacattaataGGGGATCCaaacagcctgttttgtgtgactgttgtggtttaaaggagATCGCACAAAGAAGAAGAGATGAATTTGGGATGTTTTTGCACACGCACACGTAACTCATTTTCtgataaaagtgcattttttagaTTAGGGAGGCTTTAAGTCTTGTCTAGTGATCCTATAATGGCCTAAATGgccattaaacatctaaaatgatttttatttgtatgttttctgagaggtgtaccatcctaaatgcttaatctaatacaaagatgtgTCTCCATCCATATGCACATTTGACATTTTGGTTTCGGttgcaggaattagaaaataaagtgcaggacttgcttgatgttaaatagctattaagagagataaagtttgggACTGATTGATGTTTAAAGAGACATTAAGAGAGATAAGACATGTAAACAGATCTGAAGCATGCACAGACGTGCAAGCACGCTACActgatatatagacatctaaacagaattacagttttaagaATTATGTCTTAAGTGGTATTGGGAAAAGTATTTGATGTTTAagattatattagatccttgcattTCAGTAGATCTTGTCTGTCTccatgtcaatcaaacaataaaaaagagaaaagttgaacatattgatttttttactttgtgtTGCCGAATCATTGCTGAATGCAGTGATTTTGCTTTTGAATCTTCAAGATCTTTAACTCAAAATTAGCTTTGCTGCCGctgtcaacttcaaacaggGTTTTTGACAGATTTCAATAAATCATACATTGTTTTAAAGTTGTtgtgagaatgtcaaaatataaatgactCATTCTTGAAAATTTGTTCATTCCGACTCATCTTGCCAGCACGGGTCTcatttgatgtttttaatacatataaacctgaatgtTTTGGTCCCCCGCAATCTTTAAGGTGTGGTTACGGCCTTGTATGGTCGATAATAATTCTTGAAAACTTTTGCATTAACAAGATATTTTAAGAGTAAGCAGAATAAATCGTTGCACAAAGAgttatatgtaaggaataattgatgacgggccattgaattataagaaaataatgcacaccaaggtgttacaccgcaggtgtgcattattttcaaataattcaaaggaccggagtcaattattcctcttataccacggttaccacaaacattgctctggtgcctatttttaagacatttgaaaagttaggtgtgcggtttacagaaaaataatcaacacccatagaacatttctcagccaatcagaatgcagcattcaacagacccgtggtataaaaaaatatatatgattctcaatgcaaacatttttaaacatgtttaacatttaacatgCATTTCATTTGTTCATCATATTACCTGCAGAAACACACAGGTTATCTTCTGCAGTTTTTTGTGATTCACTTTAATGTTTAGGTTCTCCAGGTTTATATGCAAGATGCAAATGAAAGCTTTTCAGGGCTGTTAGACTTCACAGCTCGTATTTCATACAGAAATTAAGCTTATCATGACATTTTTACTCacgcattttatttttttctaaatactaaacacaaaatgtaagatacatttcaaatgtaatgttatttttttgcataaaatgcaCGTTAATCCTTGAACTGTCTGTGATTGTTGTTTTGTGTGaatctctatctgtctgtaacGTGTCACCTCTGCGAGATAAACAGGGCTTCCCTTATATTCAACCATCCTGTTGTATACTAGATGTGCACTCATGCATGTGGACAACTGCTCTGTACTGATAGAAGACACGCTTTCGGGAAAGATACCGAGCATCACACTTGCCAAAATGGGGGTTCTGGAAAGGGCTTCACTAGAAGGAGCAGCTGCTCTGTGTTCAGACACTAACTGGAGGATTTCCAGCAGTGTTTTACCAGCAGGCCAGTTGGGTCGAATCCACAGTCAGTCAGCCAAACTGTCAGACATAAGTCCAAGAACATTGTGCACGGGGATGTCAAGTCAAATCCCTCGAAACAAGACTTCAGAATTAACAGCCAACCATCAGTACAATTATTAAAGGTGATGTCAgttttatgtgtttatatatctcATAGAAAACTGTAAAGATTGTGGTCATTGTAAAAGCTTTGATCTGTTTCtttattaaccaaaacacatcaacattggcttaaccAATAGCGTGAGTATGGGGCGGGGCCACTGTATTATCATACATCCGCCGCAATGCGCGACTCAAGtcttttttgctagtttcagtcCGACACAGTTATCATATTTATGCTCAGTGCCaggttgtttaaatagcaaacacatttgcgcccatgggtgttctggtctgaaaatgaggtggaaattcgtgacagtatcacgaaaaagaataaaaaaattatgtgactataggtacgtaatgtcgtgagactgggtagtgtgtttaggcgcattgttggcgcattgctattttgaggcgactgcgccattgaccaactaaaacctgctctaaagtctaaagtcaatggtgtaatattgtttttgttatttaatgagcacgTTAGTAACATGTGGACATACAACGtgtgtttgcttatcacacgaatgcgcagcagcacacaaacatttttaggtatgaaaaattaaagggttaaaatgtaaaagattattattgagtctcttgaacATAAATGAGGACGGACTAAGAGACGTTAAAGGCGTAATGAgatgcttcacctgtagcctggtaagtagttaaatgttttgctttaaacaaatgcaaaaattgcatttattttaaatgtttttttaaatgctgtgtttgcaaattctttatctcctgtttgttaccaatgaagtatttttagagtgcaaagcttttcttgcatatttgtaaattattctttgagattTCACTGATCATAAGGGCTATCCATAAATTTACatcaattaaaagcctgctattttacTTTTAAAGACAATcaaggttttaatacaaaaaataacaatttcaatgaaaatacaaacaacacaattttttaacatcGTTCTTAAACTGGTGATCTTCTtccttagtttttcagtttacaagtTCCACCATCTAAATAAGGAATCGGCATGGCATGAGCACAACTGGcatttaaaggggatgagagctgagactctcattggtttttTTGCAcattatgcccaaaacacacccattactcattacaaaaataggaacaacccttttagactgtgtgctaggcgcacaaaccatttttcctgtcgttaaattagcaaaagtggattcgaaCACGCCCGTATAGACAGTGCACCGTGTGCTTTAGacatgcgcttagattgttaaaataggacCCTTAATCTTTAAAGTGCATTAATATGTCAATCTTGAGGGTCACTGTTTAGGTTTAGCACAGGTTCAAATGTATGTGACAGACGTTTTAAAAAAGCTGTAACGTTTTATTGATAATCAAAagtaaaaatgactttagtttgtatatatgaagagtttcgttgccaaacgagataaatccattttttttacatttttgtcaaaacatgtttattattatgttatcatgttattattttgttttatggtgctacttagctgtattttttaagttatgaaggtttaaatcaaaacaaaccaactgcagttgaaatgaattggaatgcacaaccaaaaaacgagatttctgaacaattaaaaaaacggtggttctctcgttttgcaacgaaactcttcatatatatataataatttattattttttattaatttttatgttgttgCCAAAATTGATAAACGTTACATGTACCACAAGGAACCAAACATAACCAGACCAAAGACAAGTTTCCAGTCAATGAAAGACAAATATTAAGGTTTAAGGTGCGATACATATACTCTTTTGCTTTTAGTGTTTTGGGATTATATTTTGGTAGGGGTGTTGAAGACATCACAGTAAAAACATCAGTCTTGACTTCACTTGCAG
This is a stretch of genomic DNA from Misgurnus anguillicaudatus chromosome 7, ASM2758022v2, whole genome shotgun sequence. It encodes these proteins:
- the tunar gene encoding protein TUNAR, with the translated sequence MSVCFGKPIHLIMSNAMFFLMLCKIGVKDKLQTSPRKMLNTAVSEEEKRIQDKESKEESILAMLGIIGTILNLVVIIFVYIYTTL